aaacacagagaaaacagcGGATTACAGGGCTCTGGGTGAGGAACGTGGCTGTTTAACAGATGTCAGCAATGGGGAGCTTGACCCTGGAAACTGCTCTGGAGCCCGCTCCAAAGGAAATGCCAGAAAGAACCACCAAGCTCTTGAGGCATCCAGAACTCTGGATCAGACTGAACCAAGGCACCGCTGTGTGATCTGCAACAAAGAGTTCCTTGGGGATCACATAGTGAAACACGCACAAGCTCACCAAAAAAAGGGCAGCTTCTCCTGTGTGCTTTGCACCAGGAGGTTCAGGCAGAAAGGACTCATGCTGAAGCACTTAAGGAATCACGTCAGGAAGATAGAAAGGCAGCATCTTGCTGCAGCTCTTGAGGCTGGTCAGGAGGCTCCTGCTCTTCATGAAGTGCAATGTTGTAGTGTTCCTGTGTCTCttgaaaatgggaattctgaggGTTCCAAAGATGCTGAACCAGAGGCTACAGTAGCTACAGTAGCTCCGAGTTCTGATCAGGTCCAAGAGGAGGCTGAGAATGCAGAACAGGTTTTTGAGGCAGTGGAAAACCATCTAAGTGACCAGGATGATGCTACTGAAAACAGTAGTGACAGCTGTTTTAATAATGTTCCTGATGCTTTGAGTACAGAGAGCTTGCCTGAGGATGATGAGAGCTCCAGTAAAGAGTCACCCATTCTGCATAAAGTGAATGGAGTGTTTTGCCCTCAAAAAGATATCGATGCTTTGGATGAGGAAGGAACCTTTAAGTGCCCTGCTAATGGTTGTGCTagagtgtttaaaaaaataagattccTCAACAAACACGCCAGAAAAACTCACCCAACTGATCTGAAGGTGCAGCAGCATATAATGAAATGGAATAAAGGAAAATGCCGCTTCTGCCAGAGGAAATTTGCTGATTCCCAACATTTTATAGACCACCTGAAGAGACATGTGTATCCAAATGTTTACTTTTGTTTACACTTTAATTGTAATCAGAGATTTAAGCTGTCAACTGAGCTTGCAGAACATATAAAAAGTCATAGTGTATTTAAAGCTCAGTGCAATTTCTCAAACTGCTGTGAGCTATTTGAGGAGCTCCCTTTGCTGTATGAACACGAGGCTCagcattatttaaataaaacccCAGAATGTTCAGAAGATGCAAGTGAAAAAGATTCTTCAGATGATCCTTCAGAACTTTGTAGTTACCAAGATGATGATGAATCtgttaatgaaaaagaaactgtAGATTTACCAATTCCAACCTGGAAGTCAAGGAAAGATTCTGCAGAACCAAAGACATATATTCAAAGTGTggagaagaaagcaaataatGTAATTCACAATGGAAATGAAAGCTTATCTGAGGGTAGTGCTCCAGTTTTAAGTTTGATAGACCAAAAGACACCTGTGTTACAGCCAAATCCTGAAAACTGTAATGTTGTTAGTGACCAACTGGTCAATGGGCACAGTGACCCAGATCAGACATCATCCAAGGCAGCCCAGGTACCTTTGGACAGAGTAGCAGATgaaacaaggacagaaaatgggTCAGTGTTACCAGTTTTACAGAATTGCCACGATGCACCACAAAATAATGCCCCTGCAGTCTCACAGGTACCTTCTAAACCAAATCAGACAACAGAGACTACTTCATATGGTGTCATCTTAACAAAACCATATGTCAGACCATTGCCTCCCAGTTACCTCGATGAACGTTACATTAGCATGCCAAAACGGAGAAAAATTTTGGCAGATGAGGTAGATGCTTACTCTGAACAAGACAAAATTTGTAGCAAATCAACAGAAAGATTTAGATGTGGCAACTGCTTGACCATCTACTGTAATTCAGAAGCACTTGAGGCTCACCTTGCACAAAAGAAGTGTCAGACGCTCTTTGGATTCGATTCAGATGATGAAAGTAAGTCCTGCAGTCCTTCCATGCTGGTTTCCTTGGCAGTCAGTAGCAATCAGAAAATGGTCTTTGCAACAGGAATAGATAAGACACACACTAACTAAATCACAGTACTCTGCTAAATTGGAAGTTGAAATTGGACATGCTGTTCCGAATAAGAAAGAGGTGGTGAAAATTCGTAGGCAAACTTACGGAAAAGACTTCTGATAAAACAGAATGGGGTAATTCAATCTGTCGTTCCTTGCATGTTTGAAACTAACTATGGTGAAAAACATAAGCAGTGTTCTagattaagaaattatttacattcTGATCTTTTGTCTTTTACAGGTGCCTGATTCAATGTTGTGGAGAAAAGTATCAGATCAGGAGTGGTGTAAGGAAACACTACATGAAGCAGCATCAGTTTGTCTCCCAGTTGGCCTTAATCATGAAGCAGTCTCAAATTCCTATAGAAAAACATGACCTTGATAAAGACAAAGCACATTTTCTAGACAAAACTCACAAAGGAGTAATAGGAGCTCTGCAGGTCTTGAGTCCAGAAAAGTTGCTACAAAACCCCCAAAGTACCAGTTATCAAAAAAAGCCATGTTCATCCCAAATGTATGATTGATGCTTAATGGCACAGCTTTTCTAGCATGAAGGTTGAAGGACAATGAGGCATAGAGGTGAGCAGGCAGAGGAAGTAGAGGTGTTCATTGCCTTGTGGAAATCCCATCAGCCAGTTCTGAAAGCTGCTTTAGTTTGTGTGGTTAATGGTTATCTGTCCACAGAGCTGAGATGGAATCATTCAAGGAGGTGTTACATTCTTACCTTGTGGATAAATGCATAAAGAAACCAtgcattcttttattttttaggtttttttcagtctgagTATGTGAGTCCATTATCTGCTCAAAAGAATGGAGCTTGTTTCATAAACTTCTACTCAGAATCCAAAGAGGAATGTGGAAGGAAATCTTGAGCTAGATGGGATGCTGGAATAGCCAAAAACTTGAAATACAGAACAAGCAGGAAAAAGTGAGTTGATGTGCTATTTTGTGAGACTTGCACACAGTGGAAATCAGATGTGTGTAAGAGAAGCCCTTTGCAAGGCTGAAGTAAAAGTGACTCCTGTAAAACATCTGCTGTAGGTGTGGGAAGACCAACACAAGTGATAGATTGTGTGGATAATAACAGCAGCTGATGGAAGCAAATTTGGAATGTTGGAAGGGTTAAGCTTGCAGAGTTAAACTAATATTCTGCAAGCACAGAGGTCCCTCAGCTGTTGGTAGGACAGATGAGAACTTGAGAAGGCAAACAGAAGCAGAGCACATCAGGTTGGGGTGAGCAGTAAGGTCAGGAAGAACCTGTTTCACATCTGTTATGTTGCTTAATGGTGGTGGGCCACAACTCAGTACTGTCACTAATTATTCATTGTCTAGAAGGGAGAAAACAGGAGTCCTTTCAATCCTCAAGACACATGGCAATCAATCCCATTTAGTAGCATCCCTTGAAAGGAGAGCCTTTCCCAAAGGCTGGTGAAGGAGTTACTTAAATGTTAAGCACTTTATTCACAATTCACTGTTCACAGAAACAATCACAATGTGAAGACAGGAAATAGGAGTTCTTCAGTTCTATAtggaaaactgaaatacagaagaTTTTGAAACCAAAAAGATGCCATTGTAATTTTTGGTCTTCCTACCCTAAGGCAGAATTGTGGCAAACATGCACATTGTCCAATTACTGTACAAATTTATCCTCTAATTTATCTCGCACTGTCTTGCCacataatattatttttatttgggaTCCTGTTCTATGGAAGTTGTAGTGGGATTGCCGGCAGGGGAGGCACAGGGGCGAAAACTGATTTTCAGAGTCATTCCAGAAATGTAGGACGGCACAGAGCAACTGTTCTGCTCAGCTGTCACTGAAGAGTTCATcacagtgtgtgcagggctTAAATCAACAGGTGGGTGAAAGTTAATGAGTAAAAATCAGGGGGTACATAAAACCCCCTGTTCTTTGTAGCAATGGGCTCACTCTTGCATACCCAAGGGCTTCTCTGTAAGATTGGCTGTGAAGTAGTTCTGGAAGACAAACTCAGTAGTTCAGTAATGCCTCTGCTGATAATCCTCTGTGGAACTAAACAGGTATTTGCATtaattctgctttctttccccttcctgcCAGGTAAAAAGAATGCAAATTCGAAATCATGCTTTTGAGTTGTAGAAGAGTTTTGCCTTAACTTTGGGTTGGATTAACATAAAAGGTTCTAAAATTATGATCACAGGTATTTGTGCATTACATGAATCCCAGTTATGGCCCACTTCCAGAGATTTGTATGATGTTTGAGGCaccaaagaattttttttgcagttgCAAAAAACCTGATTTAAATGCATCATtcattatatatacatatatacacactatatatatatttacatgtataaatacattaaattttttaaacataaagtTAATGGGGTCCTTATCAGACAAATGCACTTTCATGTTTTTTACTTTAAGATACCAACTAATTTTTAAGGACCTGGGTACGGTGTTGAATGTTTCCAGGCTCCCCCTTCTTTGCTTGACATTGCTTAAATatatttgggagaaaaaaaaaggttcattTTAAAGTATTACAGTTCTGAAAATCTAAAAAGTGAGTCAACAAAGATACAAAAAAGATGTTTCTGTGAAATCTTTTTAATGTACCTTTTAATCTTTGgtgctttttttgccttttccgtGGAGCTCCATATGTTTGAAGATGCTTTAAAACATGATTGAGACTTGTATTATCTTTGGTTTAAGTGTGTAGATAAATGCATCTGTGTACATGCATAAACTGTGACCATAATTTTTTGTACCTGcattaaagtaatttttgttcCAAGATGCTTTTCTGGGACACGACCCTTTGTTTCTCTCATGTATTCAGTGTGTACACTCTGGAAAATAGGAACTATGAATTCTTACATAGGTGAAGATGAGCATCATCCTACAATTATCAGGAATCTGTTAAATTGACGTAAAGGAGCAAGTGGGTggtaatgttttaaaataattattttcacttcAAAAGACATTGCATTTTCTGTAAGCTACTCTCTGATACCTGTTGGTATTCTCAGATAGTTGCAGTATTAAGCAACTTTAATCAGAGGCAAAAAGATACTTGGATCATGTGTGGAATAATTCTCCATGCTTTTTAAGGATTCTTTTATTTTGAGTATTACCCCAGACCAAGCCTGCAACTTCTAAGGCTGTAAACAGGTTACAGGTCTTAAAAGTTGGAggttttttggctgttttttttttttttcccaaacataAAGCATTGTGTGATGTAATTGGAAATCCTTGAAGATGTATCACTTTGATTCAATGAATCCTGAAGTACATGTGTAATGTAAGCCTCCAGCTACCCTAAAGCTGCCTGAAGTTGTCCATGAGCTTAGGAGACTTGTTGGATCAAAGTTGGTGCAATTAATAACATTCCTTCTGTTGGGTTTGGACTTTGCTTTTCAGAGTGTTTCCTCTAACCGCATCATGTTTCACTGTAAAGGTCATGGAATTTCTAATTTCAAGAAGCTGCCGCTTGGTGTAGGCatctttcacaaaaaaaaaaggaatactgAAACTAGGTTGCAAGTGGTCATATCTGTGGGGCAAGGTCACTGGTACTTTGGTTATTTAGCCATATTCATAAAAATTATATGAATTGTATAGTTTGGATAATTTATAACATTAAACTTTGTGATTTTAATATCACATGGAAGGTTCAGCTGTACtcatttcttttattgtttAACACCAGTGCTATGGACAAAAGACCCAAAGGGGGTGGTAGTGTTactattttcttaatttatttggTACTGTATAACACCTTTCTGATTAAATGCAATGTATGCATTTTGGGACTCTTAATTTGTAAAAGCTGTTACAGGTTCAGCAAGAAAGGAAATTTGTGCTTCCTTGTTGaatgttaaattattttactttgcaTTTTATATAAGAGTACAAATTAAAACTGAGCCATCAAACTGCAATAAATCTACAGTagtgtttcattttaaagacCTTTTGTACTGTACATAGATTTGTTCAATAAAACATTGTCTTTGTTGTTGATAGAAACTGATCTTGTCTTTTGGAGAATCactctggaaatgctgctgtcaTGTTCAGAGCCACTGTGTTATGTTTGGTACGTGACAGTTGAGTGGCACCTGTGTGAAGATGCCAGGTCTTGGATGTTCCAAGTGTGTGGATATTTGCATTTGAACAGACCAAGCTTCAAAATGGGGGCAGCAGTTAATTCCTAGGACTCAAAATCCAAATCTAGGGCCACAGACAAGTCAGGGTGCAGCTGTTCTAAGATAGCTCTGCTTCTGGTTGGTTGTCAAGTTCAGACAGCAAGACAGAGTGTaactgcttttttgttttcttcagaaagtTCAACACTGATGCCTGAAAATACTGGATAATTTAGATTTATTATTTACAGCCCTGTAAAATCCTAGGTTTTTTTTACTGTCTCCTAGAAAATTTTGGATGGTGACTTTTTTGGATGTGTGTAACTTCACACTTACCTTTGTTTTCTACTGTGGATAATTTTGACAAGGTCCTTGCCTAAGGAAGGTAAGTGTGAGCGTAAGGGTATGGGATCTCAGGTACATTTTGCCAGGACAACTATTTATCAAAATGGCAATGTATACATAAGccatttaataaataaattgttAAATATATTAACACCAAATATAAACTTCTTTGCCCCTCCTCAGACGGACAGGAGGGAGAAAATGCAATGACAGTCCTTGTAGTAACTCCTTAAATTACGACAGCAATGTATTGTTACAAGAGTACTGTTCACCTTTTGGTTTATATAGGCTaataattttcctgtttcatccCCTTTGGGAATGCTGGTTCCTGCTCAATGCTCAAGTCAATTAAAAGTTTGAATAAAAACTCTAAAGGGAATTTTGAGTtatgagaaagagagaaaaaaatgaaacctaCTTCTGAGATTATCCCTTTTCCACCCCATtacctccaaaggggaaaagATTTACCAAGTAAgataatatgtaaatatattataaataaaccTGCTGAAAGGGCTGGTCTTGGTTTAGAACAGGAAAGGGGCTGTGGAGAGACATCAGTCCTGAATATTGAGAAGTCTCTCCAATCTCTCTGATGCCAGTGCACTTTTCCTCTCTAAGGATTAATGGCAATGTGACTATTCTGAGGCACAGAAttctccctgccttcccctcccaccTCCTGATTCCTtactgaaaacagagcaaagaTCTTGATCTCactctaatttttttaatggtatcttgatggtgttttttttttgtttccctgaaTTCCAGAAGATTTGGATAGGCATTACTCCTTGAAGGTTGCAAATCTAAATAAAGGTTTATTGAAACAAGCAAAATGAAGCAGAGGTAATTTATATTTCTCAGATGCGTTGTCTAATTTGTAGTTTGCAGGATTGATACTTATCAAGAATAGTAAATCATTGTGCTCAGGAGGGGAAGTTTGGTACAGCAGACAATAAGCATTATTATGTTAAAGCTTTCCAGATGCTTCCAGTTTGAATTTTTATCTTAATGttgaatttaaaattcatgGGCAAATTTTGTTCAGCTGTTTCTCGCTTATATGGAATTCATTGCTGCAGCTCAAGAGAACAGCTCTTACTCAGCTGAATGTgtgttgcttttccttctgatcAACCTGGGACATGTGCATGGAGAATTTTTAGATCTTAAAGAGGAAACAATAATCTAAAATACAGGGATAAGGAATGTGACCTCTTTTCATCAGTGTTCTGTTGTAGGTTTACCAGATCTTGAGGGCAGGCATTCCTTACTACAGCTCTGAACAGAGCCCACCATAATGATGAGTTCAGTTCTTTGTGCAAAAGCATCATCAGTAAAAACGCGGTTCTTTTGTGTGTCTTTACAGGATCTGTGTGTTCCTGAGTTTGAAATCACAGGCAGCTTTAGCACAAAAAGGTGGTCTCCTCACACGTCCCTATTAAAGCATAGAGTGGAGCAGAATGTTGGCTTTTTCTGCCACAGAGAGGTCAAGCACTCTTTGCACCTTTATTTCTCGGCATGTAGCTTATGATGCTTAGTTCAGTGAAAGCTTCTGCtgccttctcttcccttttttgttCATCTTTCCTCTTGTCTCTTTTATGAGGTGTCTACCACTGGTGCTAGGTGGAAGAGCAACTCAAGGTTGAGAGCTTGCATTTAGTAACAAAAAGCATCTTTAGCTTATAGGACTTTGTTTCCTTAAACAGGTGCTGTGCTGTTGGATTTCCCAGTCCTGGGGCCATGCACCATTTGGGAATGTGCAGTTCTTGCCTCAGGTACAAGTGGATTGGACTCTGGCTTGGTCCAGGTGAGGTGACCAGTGGTAGGAATCATACAATGACATCAGAGAATATCCTGATCTGGGTGGGACCCCTAAGGATCAcagagtccaactcctggccctgcacaggaccccaagagtcacaccctgtgcTAAGAGCACCATCAAGATGCTTtttgagctctgccaggctagTGCTgagaagaacctttttctaatatccagcctaCACCTTCCCTGACACTTCAGATCACTCCCTCGGCTGTTGTCACCATCACCACAGagagatcagtgtctgtccctcctcttcccctcaggaGGACGTTGTGACTGCAGCAAGCCTTCCTCTTATCCAGCTGAAGAGACCAAGCCTTCCTCATACAGCTTCTCCTCAAGGCCCTTCCCCATGGACACTCTCTAAATGGCTTTATAACCTTCTGATAGTGCGgtggccagagctgctccaggactgGAGGTAAGGCTGTCCcaacccagagcagagctggacaatccTCTGGCTGTCCAagctgtccctgatgtccccaggacaATCCCctagctgtccctgctgtcccaggacagggatgtcgCCGCTGGCTCCCCATCCCCGGTCCATGGACCAGTACCCACACGTCCttttccatgctgctgctctccagcatctCCCTAGAGCTCAGCACGACATCAGGGCGGGCTAGAAGGGAAGAACACACTCAGGTATAAACTCTCCGTATGTTTAACACACACAATCTATACATTTAAACCCGCCTCCCAGCCGCTTTGCTCCCCCCCCCGGCCCTTTCTCCGAGCGGAACCTCGGTGCCGGCCGCTCTTTCCGGCGGGCGCTCGGCGCTGCACCAGGCGCGGCCATGGCGGGTCCGGGGCTGAGCGAGCGGGAGCGGGCGGGGTGCCGGGAcctgctggagctcctgcacACCGAGGAGCTGCTGGCGCTCACCGACACCGTCACCAACCGCCTGGTGCACCCGGAGAGCCGCCAAGGTGCGCGGGCAGCGCCGGCACCGCCGGCCCGAGGCATTCCGAGCTGGGCCGGGCCCTGCATTCGCATCCCTGGGCCCGGCGCCTGCGGCTGCCCCGGGGGCTCGGGGTCGCTGCCGGGAGCCTTTTCCTGCCCGGCCCAGCATCTCCGGGGGGTGGCTGCTCGGAGCTTGGGGGTGTTCAGGCCGAGGAGATGGCGGTGGTGACGGGCGCGTGGCCAACCTTCAGCTCCTCGAGCATCTCTGTCCTGTCAGACCCCTGCAGTGAGCTGCGAGCACGGCTGTGCCCTTAGTGCTTAAAAGTATTGAAAGCTCCTTAAAAGTATTGAAACAGTCTCTCGCTGTTGGCGTCAGTCACATTTGCTTTCAGGTTTTGAAAGGGTAAAATACGAATCTCCACTGAACTTTTTTTGCAGGATGCTTCCAGTTGTGACTGTCCTCCATCACTTTGTTGAGATTTGTTTcataagaattaattttttgtgtCAGTTACCTGAGGGCACTGGGTTTGTTGCCCAGTGGCTCAGGTATATTTATGTATACGTGCAgtcatatatatgtatatatgtatgtatatacacatatgcctgataaatatgtatatatatatgtgctcCTACTCGGCCTTGAGTGTATTTCATGTGACGTAACTAAAACCTGTAAGATTTGCCCAACACATTTCTTTAAAAGGTCTTTTGCCTgtaggttttgggtttttttccttacctttttccccctatttttgCAGTGGTTGTAGGTTACATGaaaagatttttgtgttttactTTAGCTGTTTCTTTCTGGTTAGATTTAGGGTTTTTATAGGTCCCTTGTTAAGTGTTAGCCTCAGTTCAGGTGGGAACTGTCTGCTACAACTGCTTTAAAAGAGAATTTAAGTTTGTCATATTTTCTCATTCTGCTACAGAGCCTTGTAGCTGAATTTTGTTTATTGTTGCCATTCAATGCATTGTTGTTGTGCTAGGATGCATATTCTTATGAACATGAGAGTTGTAATCACATTAGTGtggaaataaaacagatttagtTCCATTTCCAGCAGGCTTCAGGAAGGAGGTGGAACCTCACTTTCTCAAACTACTGTGCATTGCTGAAACACTTCACTGGAATTCCTGTCCAAGAAGCATATTTGCAAGCCTTTGGGTGATGTATTCTGTGTCTGATATGATGAGGCCAGATTTCAGTTGGCAAACTTTTGGTCTCTTCATGTCCTGCCACTTTGACTTGTACTGTGTTTGGAGCTCAGGAGTGTAAGAAATGGCttaggtttggggttttattgtgAAAGAAGATAACTCTAacttcaatttctttctttgcagaGGCTATTCATGCTATTCTGGTGTACAGCCAAAACGTGGAGGAACTTCTGAGGCGCCGGAAAGTCTACAGAGAAATCATCTTCAAGTATTTGGCGGCGCAGGGAATCTCGGTGCCTCCCTCCTCAGAGAAACATGTCCTGATCGAGCGTgtgaggcagctctggagcGGGCAGCTCACGGCTCGAGCCCCGGAGCCAGGGCACAGAAAACCTCCTGCGCaggtgagtgctgctgctgctgctggaaatcctccagctgctcagccctgcctccaCAGGATGAGCGATGCACATGTGGCTCTGCAACTGTAGGAAGGTCCCAAACCTTTTTAACtcttggttggtttggttttagttgggtttggtttggttggtttttaaaTGACAACATCTGAAGGTGTCTGCTCTGTTTTTCACAGTATTTGAACTCTAACCTGCGGGGTCTTCTCCATGCTTTGAGTTTTTAGATTGTCCTATAGGCTAAAATTAGAAAGATATTCACAAATAGTTTTGTGGGTTCAGGGACAACTGAAAACAGTAGTACAAAAATCCTGCAGAGGCCCATCTGATTTTACTGAATTTATATATTGATTAAATGTGCGGTTCCAGCAGTGACAGGTCAGTGccatttgttttcccttttttccaaaCAACTGAACTCATCATTATGGTGGGCTCTGTTCAGAGCTGTAGTAAGGAATGCCTGCCCTCAAGATCTGGTAAACCCACAACAGAGCACTGGTAGGAACAGAGGAGACATTCCTTATCCCTGTATTTTAGATGACTCTTTCCTCTTTGAGATGTAAAAAATGTCCATGCAGATGTCCCTTgatcagaaggaaaagcaacacACATTCAGCTGAGTAAGGGCTGTTCTCTTGAGCTGCAACAATGAATTCTATATAAGCCAGAAACAGCTGAACAAAATTTGCTCGTGTATTTGTAACACTTAATACAGtaaaaggaaatgtgttttGGTAATAATAGGTTATTTTGAAGTTTAAGTCTTTGCTATTTAGCAAATCCTCATGGTGTAATGAACTTGGAGGTTCATTTATGGTTCTGATTGGCCCCCTTGCTGTAGTTCAGAGCCCTCATGGGCAGCAGCCTCACCTCCTGGGCTGTGAGACCTCTGTCCCTGTTGAGAACCTCTTGCACTGAGCTTTCACTCAGGGATTAACTGATGACAGTTAGCATTTAGCtgagaaatgttttcaaaacaattttctgtGTGCATAATTCGAGAAAATAGAAAGGTTTCTCTTAACAAAATTCTGTGGTTAATGGTACATAAATGAAATACTTAAAACACAttcataaatttaaaagaaagtcaGTTGATTTATTTATCATATACATCtttctttgcatttgttttctctgaatTCTCATCCCTTCTTTCTTCACCACTTTGAAGAAATGGGAAACCTGAACCTATGTAACAGAATTGGAAATGATTTCACCTTGTAGTGAAGCAAATGCAGCATTTCTATACAGAATTCTCCAGACTTTTCACACTTAATTACTTAGTGTTTATAACACAATTTAATACTTAGCAGACTTTGGTGTTAGCAAACTTGATATTTGATTTACTTCTGGAAAAAGTCTTGCTGTCAAGTCATAAATACTGTGAAGTTCTACAAAGTAACCGTACATTTAATTCCAAAAAATGTTACTTTacatccttcccctgcccttttTCAGTAGAACCGTGACTTTCCTCTTTGTAAGGAGCCCAAGACAGTGAAGCACTTTCTAGGTGTAATTCAAAGAACCTGTCCTGGTTCTCTGTATTAGATAATCAAGTTAGtaaaaagaaatgagattttACTGTGGTATTTCTCTTCAGGTACTCTGGTTCAGAACACTTAAAAGTTTAATATAAGTGTGTGCATGATTTGATGTTTTTCTAAGTGACAATCTTGCTGAACagttctaagaaaaaaatttgcttgACTGCAGAGTTATGGAAATGGACAGAAGTCACCACAAGATGACATTGTTGGCCTAGGAGGAGAATTCTGCCAGTGGTACTTTGAACTCCTGAACTCTCAGCACCCTTTGGGAGTAAAATCTGAAGCAACATGGGGACCACAGCATTTCTGGGAGGATGCCAAACTGAAGTTCTGTTACaacactttggaaaaaaacGTGGAACAGTATGTGGGTGCAGACATGGTGAGCCTGCGCCTGCTGTCCTTGGTTAAAGAAGAATGTCTCCTCTTCAACCCAAATTTGCATTCCAGTGGCCTGAAATGTGCCATGTCCCCTCATGGattggtgctggtggcagtggctgGCACAGTTCACAGAGACAACACTTGTTTGGGTGTCTTTGAGCAGATCTTTGGGCTCATCAGCTGCCCCATGAGGAATAAcacctggaaaataaaagtggTGAACCTTAAAATAGTAGGGCAGAACGCTCTGGAGCCTGGGATGCAAATGGAACAACCTTCCATAAAATATGAGTCAAACCAACTGAGAGAGTTCTATGATGGGCATGAACTGACTGTGTTTGAACCTCAGAAATTCTGAGCATTTTGTCACAGCTGAGGGGAGGGGCTGGGTTGTTGCTGCCATGCAGTTTCTCTTCTCTGAGTAAGATTTGCTGAGTGGCAGGCTGAGATACAGGGTATTAACACAAGTGATGCTTGTGGGCACTTTCCAAGAgctaacaaatatttttatgggTATTCCTTCAGGTTTTTCACTGTCATTAGAGTGGAGTTTGGTTATTCATGGTTGCATTTAAATATGGATTGGCAGCCGTGTGTAATGAGGGGTTCACAAACTGCACATTCTCTTCAGGACACCATTTGAAACTCTCACCTGAGCTGTAGCAGGAAGTCATTGCATCTGGTTTTGGAAATTTGGGAGGGCTAAGTGTTTAAATGGACATCTGAGTCCCAGGAAAACCAATAgaaaactcaaaacaaaacactgtgaatggaggcagctgctgtggatGTTCTAAATGTGTTTTAATGGGACAGTGCAGGGAACTTGGCATTgttgaaatcttttttttttttttagcttcttTGCATTGATTGCTTCCTGTCCTTTTACCTTATGGTTCCAGTTTTGTCTTGAACACACCCaaatttttctgtctgtgtccCCAAGCAGGCAGACTTGAGATGGGTGCCCATTTCTAGCGCTGACTGTCCTGGATCAAGAACTTGATTTCAAAACTTGCAG
The nucleotide sequence above comes from Molothrus aeneus isolate 106 chromosome 2, BPBGC_Maene_1.0, whole genome shotgun sequence. Encoded proteins:
- the ZNF654 gene encoding zinc finger protein 654, producing the protein MAEDESDQESERLSEELEALAAPGLPAGLPALLRSQYYCRRFCQVVEDYAGRWQVPLPQLQVLQTALCCFTSACVSFPAECEHVQYVLSSLALSLFELLLFFGKDEFYEDPLKDILGSIQECQNLLNKYRNLNLELVTRIIRDGGPWEDPVLQAILKAKPVSQELVNKYLSSENPLFFELRARYLIACERIPEAMALIKSCINHPDISKDLYFHQALFTCLYMSPLEDQLFQEHLLRTDCKSGIEIICNTEKEGKTTLALQLCESFLVPQLQNGDMYCIWDLIFIWSKLQLKSNPSKQVFVDHCYQLLRIATNVRVIFPFMKVIKDEVGEDGLQICVEICGCALQLDLREDPNMKSLIYKAIAHFLPNDLEILRICALSIFFLERTLESYYTVEHLYKCADEEYNECTSSVQNRVRFELLPILKKGLFFDPEFWNFLMIKQNCLALLGDKALDGLSESTLENSPANTEKTADYRALGEERGCLTDVSNGELDPGNCSGARSKGNARKNHQALEASRTLDQTEPRHRCVICNKEFLGDHIVKHAQAHQKKGSFSCVLCTRRFRQKGLMLKHLRNHVRKIERQHLAAALEAGQEAPALHEVQCCSVPVSLENGNSEGSKDAEPEATVATVAPSSDQVQEEAENAEQVFEAVENHLSDQDDATENSSDSCFNNVPDALSTESLPEDDESSSKESPILHKVNGVFCPQKDIDALDEEGTFKCPANGCARVFKKIRFLNKHARKTHPTDLKVQQHIMKWNKGKCRFCQRKFADSQHFIDHLKRHVYPNVYFCLHFNCNQRFKLSTELAEHIKSHSVFKAQCNFSNCCELFEELPLLYEHEAQHYLNKTPECSEDASEKDSSDDPSELCSYQDDDESVNEKETVDLPIPTWKSRKDSAEPKTYIQSVEKKANNVIHNGNESLSEGSAPVLSLIDQKTPVLQPNPENCNVVSDQLVNGHSDPDQTSSKAAQVPLDRVADETRTENGSVLPVLQNCHDAPQNNAPAVSQVPSKPNQTTETTSYGVILTKPYVRPLPPSYLDERYISMPKRRKILADEVDAYSEQDKICSKSTERFRCGNCLTIYCNSEALEAHLAQKKCQTLFGFDSDDESA
- the C2H3orf38 gene encoding uncharacterized protein C3orf38 homolog, which translates into the protein MAGPGLSERERAGCRDLLELLHTEELLALTDTVTNRLVHPESRQEAIHAILVYSQNVEELLRRRKVYREIIFKYLAAQGISVPPSSEKHVLIERVRQLWSGQLTARAPEPGHRKPPAQSYGNGQKSPQDDIVGLGGEFCQWYFELLNSQHPLGVKSEATWGPQHFWEDAKLKFCYNTLEKNVEQYVGADMVSLRLLSLVKEECLLFNPNLHSSGLKCAMSPHGLVLVAVAGTVHRDNTCLGVFEQIFGLISCPMRNNTWKIKVVNLKIVGQNALEPGMQMEQPSIKYESNQLREFYDGHELTVFEPQKF